The genomic interval CTTCTCCCACCCCTCACCCGAAGTTGGGAGAAGATACAGAAATTGAATCGGGTTGAAAGTTACAGAATCAGGAACCTGAAGCAGTTTCCCCGGTCGATTCTGGAGTATCTGAAGGGGGGGTGGAGGCAGCCGCAGCTTTGGCTTTTTCACGCTCTTCCCGCTTTTTGCGCTCTGCTTGCAAGGCATCTTCCATCACAATGCGAGCCTGTGCCATCTTTTCCAGATTGCTGCGGTAAAGTTCCAAATCTTTCTGGAATTTTTCTTCTGGCAGGTTGAGGGTGGCACAAATCTTCTTAAGCGCTTCAGTTCGCTGGGTTTCGTCTTTTACAAGTTCGGGATCTGCCAGTTCTAGCAGAGTATATACCCCGATCGCAAACAAACGACTGTACTTGAACTGAGGATTGTGGGCGATCGTTCGCACAGATTCTTGTAAATCTGCTGCATCGGCGATGGGTGAGGATTGCTCCAACCAGGAGACAAGTTCCTGCTGGGATAGGCGATTGGCGATCGCTCCCAGTCGCTCGGCATCGTGCCTATAGCGGTTTGGATCATCCTCTAAAGCTTTACAAAGACCGTCAAAAATTGAGGTAATATCCGCCTCTGGACGATATCCCTGCATAAATCGGTTGAATGCAGTGACGACACCAAGGGCATAGATCGGATCGTAGCGGAAGTCCGCATTCACTGCCAGCAAATGCATCTCTACCATGAGTTCTTCCAGCCACCCTGCGGTAGATTGAATTAATCGGGCGAGTGTGGATGGTGTAAAAGGCTCGCTTCGTTTCTGAGACAGTGCGGACGTTGTTCACAGTAAAAGTTAGAGTGGGCGACATACCTCCCATTCTCTCGCTTGACGACAACTTTGCCAAGTTTTGAAAAGAGGCGATTAGGTGTCAGATGCCAGGTGTCAGGTGTTGGGGAAAGGATATTAGAGATATAAAGGGTTTTGAGTTTTGAATTAGGCTATTCGTTATTCGTCATTGCTGGCAGTCGATCTACTTCCCCTCACCCCCTCACCTCCCCATCTCCCTTACCTTCCTCATCTCTCATCTCCCATCCCCCATCCTCCATCCTTGCCCCTATGGATTCTTCCCTTCTTACCCTTGCCCGTTATATGTCAGGTGAATTTGACAACCGGGAACAGGCGATCGCAGAACCAATCTGGTACGTTCACCTGCGGCTATGGCAGCGCCCCGTTCCCCTATTTACGGAAGATAGCCTGACCCTGTTTGCAGAGCAGGCAAATATTCTCCAGTCAGGGCAACCCTATCGCCAGCGTCTTTTACGGCTAAGACAGGTTGCCAATGAGCCTGAATCGCCTCTACAGGTGCAGTATTACAGCTTCAAAGATCCGGGTGCGATCAGCGGCGCAGGCAGCCAACCAGAAATTCTCCAAACCATTACGCTGGATCAAATCGATCGGCTACCCGGTTGTGTTCTCCATGTCACCCAGCCCACAGCCCATGCCTTTGTCGCTTCCCCCCCACCCGATAGCCCCTGCTATTTCACCTATCAGGGCGAAACCCGTCAGGTTTCCCTGGGTTTTGAAGCCAGATCTGAACAATTTTTGAGTTACGACAAAGGCGTTGATATCGAAACAGGCAAAGCCTTGTGGGGGGCAATTATGGGGCCTTACCGCTACACCAAGCGTCAGGATTTTGCTGACGAGCTAAGGGAAAAGGGGGAGTAGGGAGTAGGGAGTAGGGAGTAGGGAGTAGGGAGTAGGGAAGAAGAGTTTTGAATTTTGGATTGTTGTCCCCGTATCCCTGCTGCCTGCTGCCCTCCGCCTTCTTCCTCCCTTTCATCCCCCATCCCCCATCCCTCCTCCCTTCTTCGCCCTCTGCCTTTTGCCCTACCGATACAGCGGGCTATTACCAGGATTCAGCAGCCGGGGATGATGCACATCATAGAGGGGATCATTGGTAAATAGATCCCGTCGGCTATCTCCTTTCTTGATAAAGAGAAACGTGTTTTGAATGTACCAGGGTTCCAGGTCGTTGCGGAACCAGAAGGGTGTTCTAAAGAGGTCTAAACACTCGTAGTTTCTAATCCGAAACAGTTTGATCCAGTAGCTCTGATTCTGCTCGTTGATATGCCCCTGTCCTCCCTGGTGTTTCATGGCAGCCCCAAACATCACCAGATCCGCAGCCTGACAAATATCTCCAATAAATGAATCCGCTCTTTCTGCTGACAAATGTTCTGCCACTTCTAAGCTCATTGCCAGATCAAATTTTCGTTCTGTTTTGTAAGGTTTTTGCAAATCGTGGAAAGCGTAATGGAGGTTGGGGTTTTGCACCTTATCTTTGACCCATTCTCCTTCTACAGCTTGTAAATGCTCGACGCCGAGTTCCTGTGCTGCCTGAAGCCAGGTTCCTATACCTGCGCCAAAATCAATGATGGAGTTGGGTTTGTAGAAGTTAAATAGGTATTTGAAAAATTCCTGAGCCGTTCTGTAGGAGCCTGAAGATTGGTGGGCGTAAAAGGCGGTATCGTAAATTTCCTTGGGAATTAACGCCAGGATTTCCTTCGCTTCCTGACAGTCGGGTAGGTACACCAGAATCGTATTGCAGAGGCTTTCTGCTTCTTTATATTGTCTGTTTTGGTAAAAGGTGTGGGCAGTCTGGATGGCTTCGGGCAACGTTAAGGTCGTCATAGTTTTGGGGGTGGAGTAAGGAATGGGGCGTCACTGCTAATGAGGTTACCCAAATCAGCAGATAAGTGAACGGGTGGACATGATAATGACGAGTTCCTCTGGGAATGCTAATTAGGATAGTGTCCCCCAAGGCAAAAAATGAGCATTTCCCTCATGGCGAATTCCCCTAAGCCACTGACGATCGCTTTGCAATACCAGCGAGAAGGACGATTTCGGGAAGCAGAGCAGGTTTATCGAGAAATCCTTGAGCAGCAGGCAGACTCGGTTGATGCCCTCAATTTGCTAGGAGCGCTGGTCTATCAACAGGGTAGATTTGAGGAAGCGGTCGCCTATTTTGAGCAAGTTCTAGGGCTACAGCCGAATAATCCAGATGCCTATAACAGCTTGGGAGTAGCTCTGAAGGGGCAGGGCAATGCGGAGGCAGCGATCGGTTATTATCGGCAGGCATTGGCACTGCGTCCCTATCATCCGGAGGTTCATAATAATTTAGGGAACGCGTTACGCGAATTGGGGCAGGTGGAGGCGGCGATCGCTGCCTACCAGCAAGCCCTTGATCTGAAATCTGCCTACCCGGAGGCCCACAACAATCTGGGGGCAATGCTGAAGCAGCAGGGCAAGCTAGAAGCAGCCATTACCCACTATCGGCAGGCAATTTCGCTGAAACCCAACTATGCAGAGGCATATCAGAATTTGGGAGCCGCGTTACATCGGCAGGGCAATCTGACCGAAGCGATCCAGGCTTATCAACAGGCGTTGTTGCTGAAACCGAACTATCCAGAGGTGTATAACAGTCTGGGGAATGTGTTGCAGCAGCAGGAAAAATTTGAGGCGGCGATCGCGCACCACCAACAGGCGATTGCCCTTAAGCCCAGATACCCGGAGGCCTATCATAGTTTGGCAAATGCTTTGCAGCAGCAGGGCAAACTGGCGGAAGCCGTGGTACAATACCACCAGGCACTCGCGCTTCGAGCGGACTATCCGGAAGCCTTGAGCAACCTGGGGAATGCCCTACAGGAGCAAGGCAAGCTGGATGAAGCGATCGCCCATTATCAGCGGGCACTGGAGCTTCGCCCTGACTTTGCCGAAGCTTTAAGCAATCTCGGTTCCGTCCTTAAAGAACAGCGTCAGTTTGAGGCAGCGATCGCCCATTTTCAACAAGCAATTGCCCTGCGACCGGACTATGCTGAGGTTCACAATAACCTGGGAAATGTTTACCAGGAGCAGGGAAACTTTGAAGCGGCGATCGCCGCTTACCAAAAAGCCCTCTCAATTCGACCCGACTTTTCCGATATTCATAGCAATTTGGGCAATATTCTCCAGCTAGTTGGCAGATTTGAGGAAGCGTTTGAGCATTTTGAGCAGGCGATCGCAACCCAGCCCAGTAATGCGGGAGCCTACAATAATTTGGGAATTGCCCTGCGAAATCATGGTCAGATCGACGCCTCATTTGCTGCCTACGAGCAGGCGATCGCTCTCAATCCAGAATTTGTCGAAGCCCACTGGAACAAAGCGCTGACCCAATTACTCAACGGAGACTTGCACCAGGGTTTTGCTGGTTACGAGTGGCGATTCCGCTGGAGCCGATTCCAACAACAAAACCCAGCCCGTCCCTATGCCCAACCCCGTTGGGACGGCTCCGACCTGGAAGGCAAAACCATCTTTCTCTATACCGAACAAGGGATGGGCGACACCATTCAGTTTATTCGCTACGCGCCTCTGCTTGCCCAGCGTGGGGCAACTGTCATTGTTGAATCTCAACCCACCCTTGTGAATCTATTAAGCACCGTTCCCGGTATTCATCAGGTCATTCCCTACGGTTCCCCTCCCCCCACCTTAGATGTTCACGCTCCTTTGATGAGCTTACCGCAAATCCTGGGAACTACATTGGAGACAATTCCCGCTGAAATACCGTATTTAGGGAATGGGGAGGGTAAGGCAGAAGGCGGGGAGTCAGGAGCCAGGAGTCAGGAGTCAGAGGAGCGTTCTCAGCTCTCAGCTCTCAGCTCTCAGCTCTCAGATTCAATTCAAAATTCAAAATTCAAAATTCAAAATTCTTCTCCCCCACTCTCTTTGAAAATTGGCATCGTCTGGACAGGGAATCTGGACAACCCCTATAACCGTGCCCGTACCTGTCCTTTAGAATTACTGCTTACTCTGGCAAACTTACCTGACATTAACCTCTATAGCCTCCAGAAGGAGTTGCAACCTGCGGATCTGGAACTGTTGCAGGCGCATCCTGAAGTGCAGGATTTGCGAGAATATTTGACCGATTTTGTCGCCACAGCAAATTTGATGGATCAGCTTGATCTGGTAATTTCTGTGGATACGGCAGTTGCCCACCTGGCAGGTGCTTTAGGTAAACCTGTCTGGTTATTATTACCCTCCACACCGGACTGGCGTTGGCTGCTAAGGCGGGAAGATAGCCCCTGGTATCCCACCATGCGGTTATTCCGCCAGCCTTCCTTTGGGGATTGGCAGGGGGTGATGGAGCAGGTGAGGGAGGCGTTAGGGCAGAGGGGAGAGGGGAAAGGGGGAAAGGGGAAAGGGGGAAAGGGAAAAGGGAAAAGGGGAAAGGGGGAAAGGGGGAAAGGGAAAGGGAGGAAGAAGGAAGCCAGGAGTCAGAAGCCAGGAGCCAGGAGCCAGTCCTCAGCACTCAGTCCTCAGTCCTTGGCTTCAACTCACAACTCAAACCTTAAACCTCAAAACTCTTCCCCCCTCCCCCCTCCCTCAGGCCTCCCTTCTTCCTCCTATCCAGAGGAACTGAAAGTGGCGATTCGCCATCACCAGGCAGGGCGGATCAGAGAGGCGGAGCAGGTTTGTCATCAGATCTTGCAGCAACGGGAGCACCCGGAGGTTTGGCATTTGTTGGGGTTGATTGCCCATCAGGAGCGGCGGCTGGAGGCGGCGATCGCCCATTATCAGAACGCTCTGAGGCTAAATCCAGATCACTATGACACCCACAACAATATTGCGGTAGCGCTGCATGAGCAGAACCAAATTGATGCGGCAATTGTTCATTACGAGCGGGCTTTGGCGCTGAAGCTGGACTACGCGGATGCCCATAATAACTATGCCAATGCGCTGCGATCGAAAGGTCAGGCGCAGGCAGCGATCGCCCATTATCGGCAGGCGATCGCCTATCAACCCCACTACCCCGATGCCCACAACAATCTGGGGCTGGTACTTTTTGCAGAGGGGGAGTTTGAACAGGCAGCGGCATGTTACCGGCAGGCGATCGCATTACGCCCGACCTATGCCCAGGCGCACAACCACCTTGGCAATGCCTTGAAAGAACTGGGGGATTTTGCATCAGCGACGCAGCACTATCGGCAGGCGCTCGCCCTCAAACCCAATTACGCCAAGGCATACAATAATTGGGGCAATATTTTTCGAGATGAGGGAGAGTTGCAGACCGCGATTCAGTATTATGACCAGGCGATCGCGCTGGAGCCTGATTTTGCCGAAGCCCATTGGAATAAGGCACTCACTCTGCTGATAGGTGGCGACCTGAAGCGGGGCTTTGCCGAATACGAATGGCGCTGGCAGGTCAAAAATTTGGCATCTTTTCAACCGATGCGATCGTTCCCTGCTCCGCTTTGGGATGGGTCTCCCTTAGAAGGCAAAACGATCTTCCTCCACGCGGAACAGGGCATGGGAGATATCATTCAGTTCGTTCGCTATGTCTCTCTTGTCCGCGATCGAGGAGGACGGGTGATTTTAGAATGTCACACCCCCTTGGTAAATCTATTCCAAACCATCCCTGCCATTCAGCAGATCGTCCCCTACGGCAGTCCCCCGCCTCCATTTGATGTCCACGCTCCGTTGATGAGCCTGCCCCATATTTTGGGAACGACTCTGGAGAGCATTCCTGCCCAGGTGCCGTACTTGTCTGTCCCCACACCCCACACCCCACACCCCACACCCCTCAAAGTTGGCATCGTCTGGTCTGGCAATCCCCAAAATCCCTACAACCGTGCTCGAACCTGTCCCCTCGATTGGTTACTCACACTGACAGAGATTTCTGACATTCAACTTTTCAGTTTGCAAAAAGAATTGCAACCTGCTGACCTGGAACGATTGCAGGCGCATCCTGAGGTGCAAGATTTGCGGGAGCAACTGACTGATTTTGTGCAGACTGCAATGCTAATTGGGCAGCTTGACCTGATTATTTCAGTGGATACAGCAGTGACACATCTGGCGGGCGCTTTGGGTAAACCAGTCTGGCTGCTATTGCCTTTTGCTCCCGATTGGCGCTGGATGTTAGCGCGGGAAGATAGCCCCTGGTATCCCACCATGCGCCTTTTCCGACAGCACACGCTCAATGATTGGCAAGGCGTCGTCGATCGGGTTCGAGCGGCTTTGTTGCGAGAGAAACTGGGGGTGAGGGGTGAGGAGTGAGGGTCTAGGAGCTAGGAACTAGGGGCTAGGAGTTCCCTACTCTCGACTCCCCACTCCCCATGCTTAAAACCTTAAACCAACGCCTGCCTGCAAAGAGGCGGCGGTTCCACCGCTGTTGCGATAGGCATTGAAGGCAATGATGGCGTTGCCAAATAAAACTGCATCACTGTTGGGCAGGGCATAGTCAACCCCTGGCTGAATCACAAAGGCGGTTTGGTTGCCAACGGGCGTTGTGCCAGAGGCGTTAAACGCAGCTCCCAAGCCAACATAAACATCGGTACGCCAGTTTACCGGAATGTCGTAGGAGACGGTTGGAACGGCGGCAGTTCCACTGCCAATTAATACCTGGGCGCGTGCCGAAACAGGAACTTTAAGAAACTTATAGCGAAAGGCAATATTGGCAGCCGTTTCGCTGTCTTCTCCAATGCCGCCACTGGTTACCCCAACGGCAGCACCAAGCCCAATGTAGCTACCGTAGGCAGCCTGTGCCATTGCTGGTGATGAAGTTGCCAGGGTGCATCCCGCTGCGATCGCCGCCCCTCCCACAACAGCCATTCCACCCTGCCAGAAGCGCGTTACTTGCTGGCTGGAAAATAAACTTCTGAAATATTTCATCATTGTTGCTCCTTAACACCCACACAGCAAGGGCTTACTTATGATTAAATTTAGCCGAATTCTTGAAAAGTGATCCAATTAAATTAATTCATATAGCAATCCTAAATCAGTTGGGAGATGGAGAGGCTTTGTCAGAAAGGATTCCATCGGAATCCTTTCTGACCATCCAAATCGGATCACTGTATCGGTACATTTAGCAATAGCAACCCATCGATTTACCTATCACTAAAAGCGATTTAAGAACAGACAAACCTGTTAATTAATCTCCTTAGATTCTCCTATTTCAGTCCTATTGATTCACTAAAAATCTGTGGGGATAGCAATTTTCACCCCGTTTAAGATCCCAACAAAAACTCATTTACCCCGCTCCAGTCATTAACCAATGCCCTCTTCTTGCGGGTTGCAATTGTGTCAGCCAGGTAATTTGCATCACGGGCGATGCCCGAAAACCTGCCCGAACCCCAGGTGTAGAGCCAGGGAAGCCCCAGGAAGTAAAATCCGTTAATTCCGGTAACTCCCCGATCGTGTCCGGGGTAACCCTTGCCATCAAATACTGGAACCTCAATCCAGCTAAAGTCGGACTCGTATCCAGTACACCAAATTACTGCCCCAATATTTGCTGCCTCCAGGTCAAGCTTAAGCATGGGTGCCGTCGGTTTCCACACAGGGGCGTAGGGTGGGTCAACGGGTGCCTGGATCTGATTCTTTTCAATAAAGGCATCAATACTCTTTTTGATGCTTTCTGCAACCGCATCCGCCTGATCCAGATTTTGTTGCAAATCATCCCAAAATTCGAGCCTGCTATCCCTGATTGTTTTTAACCTACCGTGCAGTTGCATGCCTTCCAGGGCAAACTGACGTAGATCGATTTCCCGCCCACCTCCACGCCCTGTCACATAATGGTTGGCTTTCGTGCGGACTTTTTCTTTTTGGGGATGTTGATCGATCGACAGATCGTAATAGCCCATCTGATCCAGCCAATCGACCACATCTTTACCGCGATAGCGCCGGGGCGATCGGGGCGCGCTCCCCACACATAAATGCACCTGCTTCCCGGCCAGGTGCAAATCCTCTGCAATCTGACAACCCGATTGCCCCGTTCCCACCACCAGCACACTTTTGTTGGGTAAAGACTCTGGATTTTTGTACTCGGAGGAGTGTAGTTGAACGGTGTATTCTGGCAACCGCTCAGCGAGTTTGGGGATCTTAGGAAGATGGTACCCGCCGACTGCAATTACGACCTGATCCGCCGTATAGTCTCCGATCGAAGTGGCAAGTTCAAACCCGGTCTGCGACACGTTTCTACGAATTCTTGATACCTCAACGCCTTCCATGACCAGCGGGTTAAAGGACGCTGCGTAGTTCTCAATGTATTGCACAATTTCATCCCGCTGCATGAACCCATTTGGCTCATCGCCCGGATAGGGATAACCCGGAAGCTGACATTGCCAGTTGGGAGTTACTAAGCAGAAAGAATCCCACCGCTGCGATCGCCAGGAATGCCCAATTTGATTCTTCTCAAAAACAATATGGTCAATTTCCCGCTCCTTTAAGCAATAGCTCATGGACAGCCCCGCCTGCCCCCCACCGACAATGACAACGGAATAGTGTGGTTTCATTGGCTCATCCCAAATTTTGGATTGAAATTGAGTGCAAGGTGCGGGGTGTGGGGTGTGGGGTGTAGGGTGTGGGGTGTGGGGACAAACGCGGAGACGCGGAGAGTGTCATCAATAAATTCCCCTTGTCCCCTTCCCCCTCTGCCCTCTGCCCTCTGCCTTACCCGGCTCCTGTGCTGCAAGATAAACGCTATCAAAGGCGATGTTTTGTATCTCTCATTACGAAAATCCCTGGTCTAACAGTAAGACCAGGAAGGGCGATCGCTCTCTCCAAAATGCTCTCAAACAATCATCTGACGGCTATCGATTTCGACAGGTCATCTCGAAAGACTGTCCAATGATCGACAAAGTGCAATAACCCAAGACTGATCCGGTTTTAATACCCCGCTGAATTCGATAAACGTCTGCCCGGATTCAATGAACGCCCCTCTGGATTCAATGAACGATCGTCCGAATTCAATCAACGCTCCCCTGAATTCGATGAACGTCTGCCCGAATTCAATCAACGTCCCTCCGGATTCAGTAAACGATCGTCCGAATTCAATCAACGCCCCCTTGAATTCAATAATCACCTGTCCGAATTCAATAACCCTCGTCCGAATTCAATCAACGTTCTCTTAATTTCCACTAACGACTGATCGAATTCCATTTAGCAGAATCAAAATGGGAATCAGAGCGCTTGCTTTTCTTGAAGGCGATCACCCAACTTTCTCACCAAATTGTCTGAATTGTTGTCAATGCTTGAATCGTTTGATCGCAGGTAACCAGCGGCAAGCCAAATAAAGTGCAGTCGCAGCAATGATGCGATCGGGCATATCAGATTCATTTTGAGGTTATGTGATCGATGTGAGTGATCGTAGCATTGCAACAACGCACGATCGCCCCACCCATCCCCAAACCGATCGCCACAGCTATCTGCCAGCCTTGAGTTCCCATGCGATCGTCCCCATGCTTAAACTGCTGCGATTATATCAGTAGGGCAAGAGAATATTCGCTCAATTCAGGCAAGCATGCAGAGGGCGATCGCTGAGGTTATATGGTACTCAGGCAGCGCAAGGCTGGGTTCAATTGTGGACTGGCAGGGTAGAGCGATCGGGCAATTTGTGATCGCCCCACCCATCCCCAAACCGATCGCGACAAGCGCTTGTCAGCTTTACATGCGTTGCCATCCCAATTCAGAAAAGTTTTCACATGAAAAATTTTTTGTTGATTTGTCGCCTTTGTGGGGGCAAAAAGCCCTTTCGCTCCTGCCAGAATATTGGTCATTACCAGAAAATTTACAGCAAGAATTTTTTGGGCGATACGTACACTCCATTACGTTGTTTCTTAGAATGATGGGGGTACTCTTCTTGGCTCTGTGGAGTCAGGTTTGAAATTGCGCCCATTTGATCCGCCAAAAGTTGGTACATCACGATGGAAAATCTTTGGAATACTGTTTCTAAATGGCCCGTTTTCATATTTGCTTCGATTCTGGGCGTTTTTCTGAATGCGATCAAACCGATTCGTCCCTTGCTCAAAAATCCTGTAACGGCGATCGCCCTGGTCGGGTTGCTGGTAGCTGGGTTTGCTTTTGTTGCGTTTACCCTGCGTGCCATGTTGGGGTTAAATCCGGTCTAATTTGCTAAAGCTGTTAGCATTTAGCTAGAAAGATTAAGTTTGATTGCCGATCGCTCCTACACACGAGGCAGCAGCGATTGCAAGTTTTAGAGGTAGGTTTGTTATGGCTACAGATCGACGGGTTGCCCGCGTTTCCGAGTTGATTAAACGAGAAGTTAGCCAGATGCTGTTGTCTGGTATCAAGGACGATCGGGTCGGGTCGGGGATGGTGAGCGTCACCGATGTGGAAGTGTCTGGTGACCTGCAACACGCAAAGATTTTTGTCAGCATTTATGGCTCTAACGAAGCCAAGGCTGAAACGATGGCTGGCTTAAAGTCTGCCACTGGCTTTGTGCGGAGTGAACTGGGTCAACGAATTCGCCTGCGCCGTACCCCCGAAGTTGTTTTTCTGGAAGATAACTCCCTGGAACGGGGCGATCGGGTTCTGTCTCTGCTCAATCGTTTGAGCCAGGAACGGCAGGGGTCAGAGGCTGACTCCTTGAACTCTGAAGACCCAGCCCCTGAGAATGGGGATGGAGTAAATGAGCCGATTTAGCTTTAACCACCCTCTTTTTTCAAATAGCGCTGCACATCCGTTAAGACCTGTTTGCCCCCCCGAAAACTCATGAGGGCGATCGCGCGGTTAAAGTCTGCTCCAGGCGTAGGCTTTAATTTCTTCCTTCTGATACTGAACGGTGGGGGAGTGTACGAAGGCTGGAAAATAAAGAACCGTTTTCTCAAACTTTTGCTGCCTGCGGGTGAAGGTATACTTCTCCAAAAATGAAACTTCCCCGACGACTTTGTAATCGGAAATTCCTGTCTCCTCAAGGAACTCACGGCAAGCGGCTTCTAAGGCTGATTCTCCTGGGTCGGCATGCCCCTTAGGAAAGCCCCAGTGTCCGGCATGATGTTGGATCAGCAGAAACTGGTATTCCTTGTCTTTGGGCAGAATGGGAACAATGCCAAAGGCCTCATCCCTGGCAATGCTGGAATCAACCATGAGAATTGAGATGACGAGCGCAGTAACTAAAGAAATTTTGACTATTTTGAGCCAAAACCTGAAACAACGAATGTATCCTAAGACAGAAAAATGAACGGTTACTGAAAAATCCTTACCAGGATGCCAAATTCCTTAGAGCCATACCCTTAGTCAGGATTTTTTTGATCGGATGTAACTCCTGCCTAAGCTTCTATACGGCAACCGCGATCGCTTCCTGACCATGTTTCCGGAGAAGCTCCATTAGTTCATCCCGGTAGTCGTGGAAGGTCGTATGCCGCTTGACGTGATGGCTCCGTTCTGGAAGTTTAACCACAATTTCTTTTCTAACAGTACCCGGACGGGCACCCAGGGCGTAGATCCGATTCGATAGAAAAACCGCTTCCTCAACATCGTGGGTGATCATGAAAACGGTAATGCCTGTGCGTTCCCATAGCTCCAGCATAAATTCATGCATTGACTCTTTTGTGTGGATATCAAGCGCGCCAAAGGGTTCGTCCATTAACAATACCTTGGGTTCCGAGGCGAGGGCACGGGCGATCGCCACCCGTTGTTTCATCCCCCCCGACAATTCCTTGGGGAGGGCTTTGGCAAATTTTGTCAATCCCACCACACTCAGGTAGTAACTGGCCTGTTCCCGGCGCTCCTTTTTGGGAACCCCTTGCAGCTTCAGCCCAAATTCAGCATTATCTTGCACCGTCATCCAGGGATAGAGGGTGTAGTGTTGGAAAACCATGCCGCGATCGGGACCCGGTCCGGTAACTCGTTTGCCATCAATCCTGACTTCCCCCGTTGTCGGTGTATCCAGTCCGGCAATCTGGCGCAGCAGCGTGGACTTGCCCGAACCCGATGCCCCCACCGCACAAATAAATTCACCCTGCTCAGATCAACATGTTGATATCTTTCAAGACGACCAGGGTGCCATTCTTCGTCTCAAAGTTTTTGTGCAGTTGGTTGACCTGTAAATACATTCGGTTAAACCTCGCAGGAATGAAAATTATGAATTTTGAATTATGAATTTTGAATGGGGAGTAGGAAGAGCGTTTTGAATTTTGAGTTGGATCATTCGTTGTTGGTCATTGGTGGCTGCTCACTGTTGATTGGTCACTGACACCTGACACCTACCACCTACCTCACCTACCGCTTCTGGCTCGCCCACTTACAGGTGACCCGCA from Kovacikia minuta CCNUW1 carries:
- the psb29 gene encoding photosystem II biogenesis protein Psp29, coding for MVEMHLLAVNADFRYDPIYALGVVTAFNRFMQGYRPEADITSIFDGLCKALEDDPNRYRHDAERLGAIANRLSQQELVSWLEQSSPIADAADLQESVRTIAHNPQFKYSRLFAIGVYTLLELADPELVKDETQRTEALKKICATLNLPEEKFQKDLELYRSNLEKMAQARIVMEDALQAERKKREEREKAKAAAASTPPSDTPESTGETASGS
- a CDS encoding chromophore lyase CpcT/CpeT → MDSSLLTLARYMSGEFDNREQAIAEPIWYVHLRLWQRPVPLFTEDSLTLFAEQANILQSGQPYRQRLLRLRQVANEPESPLQVQYYSFKDPGAISGAGSQPEILQTITLDQIDRLPGCVLHVTQPTAHAFVASPPPDSPCYFTYQGETRQVSLGFEARSEQFLSYDKGVDIETGKALWGAIMGPYRYTKRQDFADELREKGE
- a CDS encoding class I SAM-dependent methyltransferase, which encodes MTTLTLPEAIQTAHTFYQNRQYKEAESLCNTILVYLPDCQEAKEILALIPKEIYDTAFYAHQSSGSYRTAQEFFKYLFNFYKPNSIIDFGAGIGTWLQAAQELGVEHLQAVEGEWVKDKVQNPNLHYAFHDLQKPYKTERKFDLAMSLEVAEHLSAERADSFIGDICQAADLVMFGAAMKHQGGQGHINEQNQSYWIKLFRIRNYECLDLFRTPFWFRNDLEPWYIQNTFLFIKKGDSRRDLFTNDPLYDVHHPRLLNPGNSPLYR
- a CDS encoding tetratricopeptide repeat protein, whose product is MANSPKPLTIALQYQREGRFREAEQVYREILEQQADSVDALNLLGALVYQQGRFEEAVAYFEQVLGLQPNNPDAYNSLGVALKGQGNAEAAIGYYRQALALRPYHPEVHNNLGNALRELGQVEAAIAAYQQALDLKSAYPEAHNNLGAMLKQQGKLEAAITHYRQAISLKPNYAEAYQNLGAALHRQGNLTEAIQAYQQALLLKPNYPEVYNSLGNVLQQQEKFEAAIAHHQQAIALKPRYPEAYHSLANALQQQGKLAEAVVQYHQALALRADYPEALSNLGNALQEQGKLDEAIAHYQRALELRPDFAEALSNLGSVLKEQRQFEAAIAHFQQAIALRPDYAEVHNNLGNVYQEQGNFEAAIAAYQKALSIRPDFSDIHSNLGNILQLVGRFEEAFEHFEQAIATQPSNAGAYNNLGIALRNHGQIDASFAAYEQAIALNPEFVEAHWNKALTQLLNGDLHQGFAGYEWRFRWSRFQQQNPARPYAQPRWDGSDLEGKTIFLYTEQGMGDTIQFIRYAPLLAQRGATVIVESQPTLVNLLSTVPGIHQVIPYGSPPPTLDVHAPLMSLPQILGTTLETIPAEIPYLGNGEGKAEGGESGARSQESEERSQLSALSSQLSDSIQNSKFKIQNSSPPLSLKIGIVWTGNLDNPYNRARTCPLELLLTLANLPDINLYSLQKELQPADLELLQAHPEVQDLREYLTDFVATANLMDQLDLVISVDTAVAHLAGALGKPVWLLLPSTPDWRWLLRREDSPWYPTMRLFRQPSFGDWQGVMEQVREALGQRGEGKGGKGKGGKGKGKRGKGERGKGKGRKKEARSQKPGARSQSSALSPQSLASTHNSNLKPQNSSPLPPPSGLPSSSYPEELKVAIRHHQAGRIREAEQVCHQILQQREHPEVWHLLGLIAHQERRLEAAIAHYQNALRLNPDHYDTHNNIAVALHEQNQIDAAIVHYERALALKLDYADAHNNYANALRSKGQAQAAIAHYRQAIAYQPHYPDAHNNLGLVLFAEGEFEQAAACYRQAIALRPTYAQAHNHLGNALKELGDFASATQHYRQALALKPNYAKAYNNWGNIFRDEGELQTAIQYYDQAIALEPDFAEAHWNKALTLLIGGDLKRGFAEYEWRWQVKNLASFQPMRSFPAPLWDGSPLEGKTIFLHAEQGMGDIIQFVRYVSLVRDRGGRVILECHTPLVNLFQTIPAIQQIVPYGSPPPPFDVHAPLMSLPHILGTTLESIPAQVPYLSVPTPHTPHPTPLKVGIVWSGNPQNPYNRARTCPLDWLLTLTEISDIQLFSLQKELQPADLERLQAHPEVQDLREQLTDFVQTAMLIGQLDLIISVDTAVTHLAGALGKPVWLLLPFAPDWRWMLAREDSPWYPTMRLFRQHTLNDWQGVVDRVRAALLREKLGVRGEE
- a CDS encoding porin family protein; its protein translation is MMKYFRSLFSSQQVTRFWQGGMAVVGGAAIAAGCTLATSSPAMAQAAYGSYIGLGAAVGVTSGGIGEDSETAANIAFRYKFLKVPVSARAQVLIGSGTAAVPTVSYDIPVNWRTDVYVGLGAAFNASGTTPVGNQTAFVIQPGVDYALPNSDAVLFGNAIIAFNAYRNSGGTAASLQAGVGLRF
- a CDS encoding MSMEG_0569 family flavin-dependent oxidoreductase, whose protein sequence is MKPHYSVVIVGGGQAGLSMSYCLKEREIDHIVFEKNQIGHSWRSQRWDSFCLVTPNWQCQLPGYPYPGDEPNGFMQRDEIVQYIENYAASFNPLVMEGVEVSRIRRNVSQTGFELATSIGDYTADQVVIAVGGYHLPKIPKLAERLPEYTVQLHSSEYKNPESLPNKSVLVVGTGQSGCQIAEDLHLAGKQVHLCVGSAPRSPRRYRGKDVVDWLDQMGYYDLSIDQHPQKEKVRTKANHYVTGRGGGREIDLRQFALEGMQLHGRLKTIRDSRLEFWDDLQQNLDQADAVAESIKKSIDAFIEKNQIQAPVDPPYAPVWKPTAPMLKLDLEAANIGAVIWCTGYESDFSWIEVPVFDGKGYPGHDRGVTGINGFYFLGLPWLYTWGSGRFSGIARDANYLADTIATRKKRALVNDWSGVNEFLLGS